A stretch of the Nodularia sp. LEGE 06071 genome encodes the following:
- a CDS encoding ligand-binding sensor domain-containing protein: MAVGTVFKGNVIVGLLRKRHKLLLTSIFLGLIALPSIGFVTMTNAARAEKIGTNAPPQKTPDVDSSELTPSYPATSPPPGIDPLPDERTIQERSLETDYRVNNLLGDFTGNLWVGSWRGLSRIDPNTGGILARVSLPNVAIGALAEDKVGRLWVGTYEGLKRVDPRTSEITAQNLFLPSKRVLSLLVDKRGYLWAGTDNGLALVSPDQGLIMTTLKNLPGVSANAMTLDAEGQLWVGTLDGLVRVNTASALIMQRINQLPGSTVQTLAISPEGLIWAGMPNSLLVINPKTGAVLRSVTRLRGRNVTAVRFAQDGSLWVGTHNGLLRLNPHTGAVLDEVAGLPSSRVLALAPDIGNKLWIGTSEGLGWLMPTRGSAKPHLAFSRAVE, encoded by the coding sequence ATGGCTGTGGGTACTGTCTTTAAAGGAAATGTCATTGTGGGATTACTTCGCAAACGTCATAAATTATTGCTTACTTCTATATTTCTGGGTTTGATAGCTTTGCCAAGCATTGGTTTTGTCACTATGACAAATGCAGCCAGGGCAGAGAAAATTGGTACGAATGCACCGCCACAAAAAACTCCTGATGTGGATTCATCTGAGTTAACTCCTTCTTATCCGGCTACTTCACCACCGCCAGGGATCGACCCTTTACCTGATGAACGAACAATCCAAGAGCGATCGCTAGAAACAGATTATCGTGTAAATAACCTACTAGGAGATTTTACAGGCAATCTCTGGGTGGGTTCATGGCGGGGATTATCGCGGATTGACCCAAACACAGGCGGAATTTTAGCTCGTGTGAGTTTACCAAATGTGGCAATTGGTGCATTGGCAGAAGATAAAGTGGGTCGCTTGTGGGTAGGAACTTATGAGGGACTGAAGCGAGTAGACCCCCGCACGAGTGAAATTACCGCCCAAAATTTATTTTTGCCTTCCAAACGAGTTTTGTCGTTGTTGGTTGACAAGCGGGGATATTTGTGGGCTGGAACTGATAATGGTTTGGCACTAGTTAGTCCCGACCAAGGCTTAATTATGACGACATTGAAAAATTTGCCTGGTGTCAGCGCCAACGCCATGACTTTAGATGCTGAGGGTCAACTATGGGTTGGTACTTTGGATGGACTGGTGCGGGTAAATACTGCTAGCGCTTTAATTATGCAGCGGATTAACCAGTTACCTGGGTCTACGGTGCAAACCTTAGCTATTAGTCCAGAAGGTTTAATTTGGGCAGGAATGCCAAATAGTTTGCTCGTGATTAATCCCAAAACTGGTGCAGTTTTGCGGTCTGTAACTCGACTCCGGGGGCGAAATGTCACAGCAGTGCGCTTTGCTCAAGATGGTAGCCTGTGGGTGGGAACTCACAATGGTTTGTTACGATTAAATCCACATACAGGAGCTGTCTTAGACGAAGTTGCGGGACTTCCTTCTAGCCGAGTTCTTGCCCTTGCGCCCGATATCGGCAATAAATTATGGATTGGGACTAGTGAAGGTCTAGGTTGGTTAATGCCTACTAGAGGCAGTGCAAAACCTCATCTGGCTTTTAGCCGGGCGGTTGAATGA
- a CDS encoding GDSL-type esterase/lipase family protein, giving the protein MTFEHPKQIRICFLGESFVNGAGDPECLGWTGRICVNANKKGDDITYYNLGVRRETSTELRNRWLKEVSYRLPKEYDGRVVFSFGVNDTTIENGKTRVSLTESLENIHSILSEAKQLYPVLMVSPPPCFDEEQEGRNQRIVNLSQGFALVCDELNVPYLNVFSILEKSNIWINEAKNYDGAHPRAAGYAEFAQIVDNWDAWLNWFQ; this is encoded by the coding sequence ATGACCTTTGAGCATCCCAAGCAAATTAGAATTTGTTTTTTGGGTGAATCATTTGTTAATGGTGCGGGTGATCCTGAGTGTCTGGGTTGGACAGGTCGAATATGTGTGAATGCGAATAAAAAAGGTGATGATATTACCTACTATAATTTAGGCGTGCGGCGAGAAACGAGTACTGAACTCAGAAATCGTTGGCTAAAAGAAGTTTCTTATCGGTTACCAAAAGAATATGACGGCAGAGTTGTCTTTTCATTTGGTGTTAATGATACAACCATAGAAAATGGTAAAACCCGTGTTTCACTCACAGAATCCCTGGAAAATATCCATAGTATTTTAAGTGAGGCTAAACAGTTATATCCTGTGTTGATGGTTAGTCCACCACCATGTTTTGATGAAGAACAAGAGGGGAGAAATCAAAGAATCGTTAATTTATCTCAAGGATTTGCTTTAGTTTGTGATGAATTAAATGTGCCTTATTTAAATGTATTTTCGATATTAGAAAAATCAAATATTTGGATAAATGAGGCAAAAAATTATGATGGCGCTCATCCTAGAGCCGCAGGTTATGCAGAATTTGCCCAAATTGTAGATAATTGGGATGCTTGGTTAAATTGGTTTCAATAA
- a CDS encoding form I ribulose bisphosphate carboxylase large subunit, whose protein sequence is MSYAQTKTQSKSGYQAGVKDYRLTYYTPDYTPKDTDILAAFRMTPQPGVPPEEAGAAVAAESSTGTWTTVWTDLLTDLDRYKGRCYDIEPVAGEDNQYICYVAYPLDLFEEGSVTNMLTSIVGNVFGFKALRALRLEDLRIPVAYLKTFQGPPHGIQVERDKLNKYGRPLLGCTIKPKLGLSAKNYGRAVYECLRGGLDFTKDDENINSAPFQRWRDRFLFVADAIHKAQAETGEIKGHYLNVTAPTCEQMLQRAEFAKELKMPIIMHDYLTAGFTANTTLSHWCRANGVLLHIHRAMHAVIDRQKNHGIHFRVLAKTLRMSGGDHIHTGTVVGKLEGERGITMGFVDLLRENYVEKDLSRGIYFTQDWASMGGVMAVASGGIHVWHMPALVEIFGDDSVLQFGGGTLGHPWGNAPGATANRVALEACIQARNEGRNLAREGNDVIREAAKWSPELAVACELWKEIKFEFEAMDTV, encoded by the coding sequence ATGTCTTACGCTCAAACTAAGACCCAGAGCAAATCAGGGTATCAAGCCGGTGTTAAAGATTACAGACTAACTTATTACACCCCAGACTACACACCTAAAGATACAGATATTCTTGCAGCATTCCGGATGACTCCCCAACCTGGAGTTCCTCCCGAAGAAGCAGGTGCTGCTGTGGCGGCTGAGTCCTCCACCGGTACTTGGACAACTGTATGGACAGACTTGCTCACCGACCTAGACCGCTACAAAGGTCGTTGCTACGATATCGAACCAGTTGCTGGTGAAGATAACCAATACATCTGCTACGTTGCTTATCCTCTAGACTTGTTCGAGGAAGGCTCCGTCACCAATATGTTGACCTCAATTGTAGGTAACGTATTTGGTTTTAAAGCTCTGCGGGCGCTACGTTTGGAAGACTTGCGGATTCCCGTTGCTTACCTGAAGACCTTCCAAGGGCCTCCTCATGGTATTCAAGTAGAACGTGACAAATTAAACAAATATGGTCGTCCTTTGCTGGGTTGTACCATTAAGCCCAAATTAGGTTTGTCCGCTAAAAACTACGGACGTGCAGTATACGAATGCTTGCGCGGTGGTTTGGACTTCACCAAAGATGACGAAAACATCAACTCTGCACCATTCCAAAGATGGCGCGATCGCTTCTTGTTTGTAGCAGACGCTATCCACAAAGCACAAGCAGAAACCGGCGAAATCAAAGGTCACTACCTGAACGTTACCGCCCCCACCTGTGAGCAAATGTTGCAACGGGCTGAGTTCGCTAAAGAACTCAAAATGCCCATCATCATGCATGACTACCTAACCGCAGGTTTCACAGCTAACACCACATTGTCTCATTGGTGTCGCGCCAACGGTGTATTACTGCACATTCACCGTGCGATGCACGCCGTTATTGACCGTCAAAAGAACCACGGTATTCACTTCCGCGTTTTGGCTAAAACCCTGCGGATGTCTGGTGGTGACCACATTCACACCGGTACAGTTGTTGGTAAATTGGAAGGCGAACGTGGTATCACAATGGGCTTCGTTGACCTATTGCGTGAAAACTACGTTGAAAAAGACTTGTCTCGCGGTATCTACTTTACCCAAGACTGGGCTTCCATGGGTGGTGTAATGGCAGTTGCTTCCGGTGGTATCCACGTATGGCATATGCCCGCACTTGTAGAAATCTTCGGTGATGACTCCGTACTACAATTTGGTGGTGGTACACTTGGTCACCCCTGGGGTAACGCACCTGGTGCAACCGCTAACCGTGTAGCTTTGGAAGCTTGTATCCAAGCTCGTAACGAAGGCCGTAACTTGGCTCGTGAAGGTAACGACGTTATCCGCGAAGCTGCTAAGTGGAGTCCTGAACTAGCTGTTGCTTGCGAACTTTGGAAAGAAATCAAGTTCGAGTTCGAGGCAATGGATACTGTCTGA
- a CDS encoding cupin domain-containing protein, which yields MSPEVLDTCISQQVSSVVVIQEPERICDTDHGYVRGWGVTEETAKSKHLSMAHGIIPPGAGATPHYHPFETAIYIITGTCRVLLNVENDTFVDIKAGDFLYIPTGVVHCPVNCGQEVMEYIVARSSPQEICLYPEQKFRK from the coding sequence ATGAGTCCTGAAGTTTTAGATACTTGCATCTCACAGCAAGTGAGTAGTGTTGTAGTTATTCAAGAGCCAGAAAGAATTTGTGATACAGATCATGGCTATGTTCGAGGCTGGGGTGTAACTGAAGAAACTGCCAAATCAAAGCACCTTAGTATGGCTCACGGCATAATTCCTCCAGGAGCAGGTGCAACCCCACACTACCATCCTTTTGAGACTGCGATATACATTATTACGGGAACGTGCAGAGTTTTGCTAAATGTTGAGAATGATACATTTGTAGATATCAAAGCAGGCGATTTCCTCTATATTCCAACTGGTGTCGTGCATTGTCCGGTTAATTGCGGGCAGGAAGTGATGGAATATATCGTTGCCCGAAGTTCGCCACAAGAAATTTGTCTTTATCCTGAGCAAAAATTCAGAAAATAA
- a CDS encoding Uma2 family endonuclease: MKASVEPSLSKNLQIPPLESGDRLTRQEFERRYTAMPNIKKAELIEGIVYVASPLRFRSHGKPHGDLIIWLGTYKVATPGVELGDNVTVRLDLDNEPQPDVVLIVDEQLGGQAHISDDDYVEGAPELVAEVAASSAANDLYDKKRVYRRNGVKEYIVWQIYDHKLDWFFLENGEYILKGGQNPLQDRLYKLHSS, translated from the coding sequence ATGAAAGCATCGGTAGAACCAAGCTTGAGTAAAAATCTCCAAATTCCACCTTTAGAAAGTGGCGATCGCCTGACACGTCAAGAATTTGAGCGGCGATATACAGCAATGCCAAATATTAAGAAAGCTGAACTCATAGAAGGAATTGTATACGTGGCTTCACCCTTACGTTTTAGAAGTCATGGAAAGCCTCATGGAGACTTGATTATTTGGCTGGGAACTTACAAAGTTGCTACCCCAGGTGTAGAGTTAGGTGATAACGTTACAGTCCGTCTGGATTTAGATAATGAACCACAACCTGATGTTGTCCTGATAGTTGACGAACAACTGGGTGGACAAGCACATATTAGTGACGATGACTACGTAGAAGGCGCACCGGAGTTAGTCGCGGAAGTTGCTGCTAGTAGTGCGGCTAATGATTTGTATGATAAAAAACGAGTATATCGCCGTAATGGTGTGAAAGAATATATTGTTTGGCAGATTTACGATCATAAACTTGATTGGTTCTTTTTAGAAAATGGTGAATATATACTGAAGGGGGGACAAAATCCGCTACAAGACAGACTCTATAAGCTTCATAGCTCTTAG
- a CDS encoding ribulose bisphosphate carboxylase small subunit, with amino-acid sequence MQTLPKERRYETLSYLPPLSDAQIAKQVQYILTQGYIPAIEFNEVSEPTEFYWTMWKLPLFGAKSTQEVLSEVQSCRSQYSNCFIRVVGFDNIKQCQVLSFIIHKPNTSRY; translated from the coding sequence ATGCAAACTTTACCAAAAGAGCGTCGTTACGAAACCCTTTCTTACCTTCCACCTCTTTCTGATGCTCAAATTGCCAAGCAAGTTCAGTACATTTTGACTCAAGGTTACATTCCAGCTATTGAGTTCAACGAAGTTTCTGAGCCAACAGAATTTTACTGGACAATGTGGAAGTTGCCTTTGTTCGGCGCTAAGTCCACTCAAGAAGTATTGAGCGAAGTTCAATCTTGCCGTTCTCAATACAGCAACTGCTTTATCCGTGTTGTTGGTTTTGACAACATCAAGCAGTGCCAAGTTCTCAGCTTTATTATTCACAAGCCCAACACCAGCAGATACTAA
- the rcbX gene encoding RuBisCO chaperone RbcX: MNLKQIAKDTAKTLQSYLTYQALKTVLAQLGETNPPLELWLHNFSAGKIQDGEAYIEQLFLEKPDLALRIMTVREHIAEEVADFLPEMVRTGFQQANMEQRRQHLERITLIDTSHPSPHSEQQTSSDFNSEQ; the protein is encoded by the coding sequence ATGAATCTTAAGCAAATTGCCAAGGATACAGCCAAGACATTGCAAAGCTACCTGACTTATCAGGCGCTGAAAACAGTATTGGCACAGCTAGGTGAAACGAATCCTCCATTGGAACTTTGGCTACATAACTTTTCTGCTGGCAAAATCCAGGACGGAGAAGCGTATATTGAGCAACTGTTTCTCGAAAAGCCAGATTTGGCATTACGCATTATGACTGTCAGAGAACACATCGCGGAGGAAGTCGCCGACTTTCTCCCTGAAATGGTTCGCACTGGCTTTCAGCAAGCCAATATGGAACAACGTCGCCAGCATCTAGAACGCATCACACTCATAGATACATCTCACCCCAGTCCACATTCGGAACAGCAGACAAGTTCAGATTTCAATAGTGAACAGTGA
- the panB gene encoding 3-methyl-2-oxobutanoate hydroxymethyltransferase, producing the protein MAITTGQLIQWKQQGRSIVALTAWDYAIAQILDAAGIDLILVGDSMAAVLGYKTTLPITLEEMLHHAKAVRRGVKQALVVVDLPFLTYQESISQAMHSAGLVLKETGAQAVKLEGGYPAMLETIARLVQAGIPVMGHVGLTPQSVHQLGLRQQGKTQEAGERIFNEAIALEQAGVFSIVLEHIPADLAMQITQKLSIPTIGIGAGVHCDGQVLVTSDVLGLSEKQPPFAKVYTNLRETITKAVQDYASEVRDGQSPPSGDRQFP; encoded by the coding sequence ATGGCAATTACTACTGGGCAATTAATTCAATGGAAACAACAGGGGCGGTCAATTGTAGCTTTGACTGCCTGGGATTATGCGATCGCTCAAATTCTGGACGCTGCTGGGATAGACTTAATCCTAGTGGGGGACTCAATGGCTGCTGTTTTAGGATACAAAACGACGCTACCAATTACCCTAGAAGAAATGCTGCATCATGCTAAAGCTGTGCGCCGTGGTGTAAAACAGGCTTTAGTTGTGGTTGATTTGCCATTTTTAACTTACCAAGAAAGTATCTCCCAAGCGATGCACTCAGCCGGTTTGGTGTTGAAGGAAACAGGCGCTCAAGCGGTGAAGTTAGAAGGTGGTTATCCGGCGATGCTGGAAACTATTGCTCGGTTGGTACAGGCGGGAATTCCGGTTATGGGTCATGTCGGCTTGACACCCCAATCTGTTCATCAACTGGGACTGCGACAACAGGGGAAAACTCAAGAAGCTGGGGAAAGAATTTTTAACGAAGCGATCGCACTCGAACAAGCCGGTGTATTCTCTATAGTGTTAGAGCATATCCCCGCAGATTTAGCAATGCAGATTACACAAAAATTGAGCATTCCCACCATTGGTATCGGTGCGGGAGTTCATTGTGATGGACAGGTGTTAGTTACCTCCGATGTCCTTGGTCTATCAGAGAAGCAGCCACCTTTTGCCAAAGTTTACACAAATCTGCGCGAGACAATTACCAAAGCTGTCCAAGATTATGCCTCAGAAGTGCGCGATGGGCAAAGCCCCCCCTCCGGGGATCGCCAATTTCCCTAA
- a CDS encoding Uma2 family endonuclease, translated as MVLQIHPTQKTQKELNITWEALPPDFILPDDPVENIQQPAIASALTDALGSAQRIQPQMLIGSNFGLVATVNKKIVVKAPDWFYVPQVQPVAPGVIRRSYTPNLEGAAVAVVMEFLSDTENGELSIRSTPPYGKLYFYEHILKIPTYVTYDPYEVILEVRCLENEKYTLMATDANGRYWIPELELFLGIWQGERLCQTMNWLRWWDKEGNLLLWSSEQAEQERQRAEQEHQRAEMLAAKLRELGVDPEAIT; from the coding sequence ATGGTTCTACAAATTCACCCTACTCAGAAAACTCAAAAAGAATTAAATATTACTTGGGAAGCACTTCCCCCAGATTTTATTTTACCTGATGATCCAGTGGAAAATATTCAGCAACCGGCGATCGCATCAGCTTTGACAGATGCTTTAGGATCTGCACAACGCATCCAACCCCAGATGCTGATTGGCTCTAATTTTGGGCTTGTAGCCACAGTCAACAAAAAAATCGTTGTCAAAGCACCTGATTGGTTTTATGTGCCGCAAGTGCAGCCTGTAGCCCCAGGTGTAATTCGTCGTAGTTATACCCCCAATTTAGAAGGTGCGGCTGTGGCTGTGGTCATGGAATTTTTGTCAGACACGGAAAATGGCGAACTATCAATTCGTTCCACGCCACCCTACGGTAAACTGTATTTTTACGAGCATATTCTTAAAATTCCCACTTACGTCACCTACGACCCCTACGAAGTCATTCTAGAAGTACGGTGTTTAGAGAATGAAAAGTATACTTTGATGGCAACAGATGCCAATGGACGTTACTGGATTCCTGAGTTAGAATTATTTCTCGGAATTTGGCAGGGTGAAAGATTATGCCAAACTATGAATTGGCTGAGGTGGTGGGATAAAGAAGGCAATTTGCTGTTGTGGAGTAGTGAACAAGCCGAACAAGAACGCCAACGAGCGGAACAAGAACATCAACGTGCGGAAATGTTAGCAGCAAAGTTACGTGAGCTAGGTGTTGACCCTGAAGCGATCACTTAA